The genomic stretch AGATTCAAAATGATATCGACCCCCGCAAGATTTACTCCCATGTCCCGGCTTAAATTGAGAATCAGCTCCAGCCGTTCCAGGTCTTTTTCTGAATAAAGGCGTGTGTTGCCATGAGAACGTGCCGGCTTCAACAGACCTTCTCTCTCATACAGGCGCAGCGTTTGCTGATGAATATTAAACATCTTGGCAACAACGCCGATTGCGTAATAAGTTTCTTCTTTTTTTCTCATGACCGGTACCTGAGCAGGTCTTCTCTTGGATTGATGGGATTCAATCGTTCGAGTTCCCGCAGAATCTCCTTGCTTCTTTCATCCCGAACCGGCGGTAACACGAGCCGGACTTCAACCAGTTGATCCCCTCGAGCGCCTCCCCGAAGCGATGGCGCTCCCTTTTCTCTCAATCGAAAAACTTGTCCCGATTGAGTGCCGGGCGGAATTTTCATTGTTGCGGAACCATCGACTGTTGGGACTTCTATCTTGCTGCCGAGCGCGGCTTCTGAAACCGTAACCGGCACGGTTAAATGCACATTGTCTCCCTCACGTTTGAATATAGGATGCGGAGCGACGTTTACCATTAAATACAGATCGCCATCCGGACCTCCCGCGATTCCACCATGTCCTTTTCCCGCAACGCGGACTTTCGATCCGCTATCTACACCCGGTGGAATGTTCACCCGGATATTTTCCGGTTTTCGAACGGTTCCTCTGCCGTTACAAACGGAACAGGGTGTTTGAATCACTCCTTTTCCGCCGCAAACCGGGCAGAGTGAAGAGAATTTCATGTAACCACGCGAACGATTCACCTGGCCGGTGCCGCGACATTCCGCACACTCACTCGGCGTGGAGTTTGGAGCATTGCCGCTACCGCGACACGTGCTGCACGGAATCTGCCTGTCCATGTGTATCTCTGTCGAGATTCCGCGAATCGCATCCAGAAAACTGATGTTGATCGAGTGAAGTATGTCCTGACCTCTTTCGGCTCTGGGTTCATAGTTTTGAGTCTTGCCCTTGCGCGTTCCGCCCTGGCCGGAGCCACCACTGCGGAAAGCTCCGAACAAATCCGAGAAGATATCGCCAAAAGAACTGCCCCCCAGGTTAGAAAAATCGAATCCCTGGAAGTCAAAATTCGCATTCTGGCCCGCTCCCGGTGGCGCCTGACCTTCGGGAAATAGAGTTCCGTATTGATCGTATTGTGCGCGTTTCGCGGGATCGGAAAGGATCGCATAGGCGCCGGAAATTCTTTTGAATTGATCTTCTGCCTTTTTGTCGCCAGGATTTACATCGGGATGGTATTTTCTCGCAAGCTTCTTGTAAGCTTTCTTGATCTCATCCGTGGTGGCTTTTTTGTTCACTCCAAGGATTTGATATAGATCTTCTTTTACCATCAGTTTTTCCTAGTGGACGCGCGACGCGTAGACGCATAGTCCGCGCTCCAGCTGGCACTATTTGTTCTTGTTTACATCTTCATATTCGGCATCGATCACGCCACCATCTCCACCGGCGCCGGGAGGAGCTTGCGGTCCCGGCTCTTCAGGTTGAGGCGAACCTTGCGGACCCGCTCCTGCAGTTTGCTTGTACAGCACCTCGGCCAGCTTATGCGAGGCCTTCGTTAACTCGTTCAGTTTCGTTTCAATCTCATCCTTGTTTCCGGTTTCCACTGCTTTCTTGCAAGCTTCGATAGCAGTCTCAATATTCTTTGCTTCCTCTTCGGGAAGTTTCTCGCGGTTCTCTTTCAAAAGTTTTTCCGTGTTGTAAATCATCGAATCCGCGCGATTCCGAATTTCAATCTCTTCTTTTTTCTTCTTGTCTTCTTCTGCATGTGATTCCGCTTCCTTTACCATCCGGTCTACGTCATCTTTATTCAAACCGCTGGAAGAAGTGATTGTGATTCGCTGTTCTTTTCCGGTGCCAAGATCCTTCGCCGAAACATTCACGATTCCATTTGCATCAATGTCGAAAGTAACTTCGACTTGAGGAACACCGCGCGGGGCGGCTGGAATTCCGACCAGATTAAATCGGCCGAGTGTCCGGTTGTCATATGCCATCTCCCGTTCGCCCTGAAGGACATGAATTTCCACTTCGGTCTGGCTATCAGCCGCAGTCGTAAAGATTTCACTCTTACGGGT from bacterium encodes the following:
- a CDS encoding helix-turn-helix transcriptional regulator — its product is MRKKEETYYAIGVVAKMFNIHQQTLRLYEREGLLKPARSHGNTRLYSEKDLERLELILNLSRDMGVNLAGVDIILNLREKIQEMQQQINELVRYLKTELEKNVEQPQTGGPGLVKSPSANLVRLSQIIGK
- the dnaJ gene encoding molecular chaperone DnaJ, whose amino-acid sequence is MVKEDLYQILGVNKKATTDEIKKAYKKLARKYHPDVNPGDKKAEDQFKRISGAYAILSDPAKRAQYDQYGTLFPEGQAPPGAGQNANFDFQGFDFSNLGGSSFGDIFSDLFGAFRSGGSGQGGTRKGKTQNYEPRAERGQDILHSINISFLDAIRGISTEIHMDRQIPCSTCRGSGNAPNSTPSECAECRGTGQVNRSRGYMKFSSLCPVCGGKGVIQTPCSVCNGRGTVRKPENIRVNIPPGVDSGSKVRVAGKGHGGIAGGPDGDLYLMVNVAPHPIFKREGDNVHLTVPVTVSEAALGSKIEVPTVDGSATMKIPPGTQSGQVFRLREKGAPSLRGGARGDQLVEVRLVLPPVRDERSKEILRELERLNPINPREDLLRYRS